A single region of the Lycium barbarum isolate Lr01 chromosome 2, ASM1917538v2, whole genome shotgun sequence genome encodes:
- the LOC132620184 gene encoding putative F-box protein At1g50870, protein MDDVSVETNLLDTLLETFVGRDDAASTTAALALLEANSGIEVCQRLLKKWKHLRPFTQKFIALVAELKKTNEHLTMNGLNRAEKEVKVLDEENDVSSDTLIRLYKKKKHTPVTKAMGVGFQEEILLDILSRLSVLPLLRFKCVSKFWKTLISDPYFIMKHQSHHKNDLNSQKLLVVEDMTTFFSSSLSTVQLVEDVQNLDCVSNIKPFDICNIYGCCDGLVLLGFVNRYDKQLLLWNPSTRESTVLPIQNLHQGELLSDWDMMQLVTAT, encoded by the exons ATGGACGATGTCTCCGTGGAAACAAATCTGCTCGATACTTTGCTGGAAACGTTCGTTGGTAGAGATGATGCTGCATCAACGACAGCAGCACTTGCACTGCTGGAGGCAAATAGTGGAATAGAAGTTTGCCAAAGATTGTTAAAAAAGTGGAAGCA TTTGAGACCATTCACACAAAAGTTTATTGCTCTGGTTGCTGAGCTCAAGAAAACTAATGAACATTTGACGATGAACGGACTCAATAGAGCAGAAAAGGAG GTGAAGGTATTGGATGAAGAAAACGATGTTTCAAGTGACACGCTGATAAGGCTCTACAAAAAAAAGAAGCACACACCTGTTACCAAG GCCATGGGAGTTGGCTTCCAAGAGGAAATACTTCTGGACATCCTCAGCAGGTTATCCGTGCTGCCTCTTCTCCGATTCAAATGTGTTTCAAAATTTTGGAAGACattaatctccgatccttactTTATCATGAAGCATCAAAGCCATCACAAGAATGACTTAAATTCCCAAAAACTTCTTGTTGTGGAAGATATGACTACCTTCTTTTCGTCTTCTTTATCGACTGTTCAACTTGTTGAGGATGTACAAAACCTTGATTGCGTTTCAAACATCAAACCATTCGATATTTGCAACATTTATGGTTGTTGCGATGGATTGGTTCTTCTTGGATTTGTTAATCGATATGATAAACAACTTTTGCTGTGGAACCCCTCTACAAGAGAATCGACAGTACTTCCCATCCAGAATTTACACCAGGGAGAACTACTTTCGGATTGGGATATGATGCAACTAGTGACGGCTACATGA